GGTTAAAGAGCGCAGGTCCCTCACGACTCACTATGTCGACCGCGAATCCAAGAAAATGAACCCAAGGCACCGAGGTGAGGGCGGGCGGTTGTGGAGTAAGGCGAAACGTAGGGCGTCACGCGAAGCAACCCCCGTGAAACTGGAGGTGGCTCGAGAAATCGCCGCGGTACGTTCCCTGGCGGATTCGAGCCAGTCTGCAGGATGAGGCGCGCGACGTGGCTGCTTTTCGCGTCCACCCTGCTTCTCGTCCAGAGGATCCATGTTAGTCGCGCTCAGAGAACCCACGCACGACAGGGTCTCAACCGTGAGAGCCCGACCGTTACGATACCGAGTCAAGGAAGCGTTCTTGGCAAAGAGGTGTGATACAGTGTTTTTTCTTGGTCTTtagttttcatattaatttgttaagaCGTGTCTTTTTTCGCTATTTAAACAGGCATTCAAATCTTCATAGGTAATCGTTACAAGTAAACAACTGGTttgttaattcaatattaattccaCTACTTCTTTCAAGTTGTAACTCTAGTAGtaaatcgaaataaaaatagtaatatcgTAGTATGCAGAGTTAAATATACTTTcgtaattaaatcaatttatcaATTCAGTGAGACTTTATCATTAATACTAATTATAATCGACTAAGGTTTAATCTTTGCACGAAGATCGTTTATAAATATAGTCAATTTTAATCACAAAAGCATAATTTAAatccaatttttaatatgttgtttcatttttttatttaaaagaacagTAGTTCAAttacaataattctttttttttcaattttaattttaaacaaaaaaaaatctaaactaattaaaataagattttttatcttcGACAAATGTTTCTCTTTCGTTTATCCGATGTatccttttaaaatttaggTAGCTATCAGTAACTCGTTAAGACTGACGCAGTACCTCGGTATCCCTTACGCGCAACCCCCGGTTGGCAAGCTTCGCTTCACGCGACCGGTGACCGATCCTCTTCCTTCCTGGAACGGCGTGAAAAATGGAACACAATTCGCACCATCTTGTCCACAAGCTTCGGGTCAACTTAAATTGCACGAAAAGCTGTACAAGCGATTGCTACCATCAGACATATCCGATCCAGGATTCAGCGAAGATTGTCTCTTCTTGAACATTTTCGTCCCAAATGAAGGTATGTAAGTTTAATCGTATATATTCATGTAGATCcggaaatgaaaatttatattaaaaattttatagttctctctccccccctccctcccctccccccctctctctctctctctctctctctctctctctctctctctctctctctctctctctctcgattgAAAGAGTTTGTTTCCacattattctaaatttcttttaaatatggatttaaatatatttactaatttttttttttatttgttgcgTGCCAacataattaacttttatttcgtGCTTTCTCTTTTGGAAAGAATTCAACAAATATAAGAGAACGAAAAAGTTAAATGTTACTTTCGTTCATTCTCACAGGCAGATAACGATTTTTATGgcgttaacattttttcttgtgaTAAATATGATCGACAGAGAAAATGGTTGATGACAGTCCTTGATACCGCCTATGTGATATTTCTTTCTTACATAAACTTTCTTACATAAATGAAAACATTAAGGCACGCAATGCAACGAAGAAACGACGGTCAATGGCGAAGTTCGTTCCCAACAGAGTGCGGGATAATGCTTGCCCTCAAGTTCTCGGAGACTGATTCTTATCATCCGAGCTGATTACGGTGATTACTTGCgcaaggggggggggaggcgaGCGAGCATTATACTACTACAATCAGATAAAAGTGGAccaaagcaaaaaattaataatgtgttATGCGGAGGTGCCTAGTGTCGTGCAGAGAAGATTTATCACATCGCAACATAAAAAGCATGAAGGAGTTCTCTGATAATACCTGACATGATTAACTTAGATAATTCTTTATGAAATTTGTCCTTCGTTCACGACCGATTATTCTCCAGtgattatttctttcaaagtttttttccaattattgtgtgtgtgtgtgtgtgtgtgtgtgtgtgtgtgtgtgtgtgtgtgtgtgtgtgtgtgtgtgtgtgtgtgtgtgtgtgtgtgtggtatACTTACTTTCCGATCGAGATTAatattgtcaaaaatatatcttcgataaaaaagtaagaaaataatagtaacCATTAAACTCTAACAAATGGCAAACTGTCCTTTTAATTAGTTCAaatgtttatgaaaataaatttatattatatctaaatagaattatcgaaaataatagttttaatcttcaaaagtgttttattttgtaatttattttgcattttatagcATTAATccaacaaatgttttaattgctTTCGCATTGCACACTGTGCATGTTTTTTCACATGCCGCCAGTTTTACcctaatacaaatttaatgagGTAACGAccagaaaatatataagtaaagcTTTAAGAAGCTATTCGAGCTACTCGAATTACGCGAATGAAGAATTCAAGAGATGAAATGGGTTAACGCAAACTGAAAAGTTGTGATATACTTTGATCGCCATTGATGAAATCACCAACCGTTTTATATAAactgtctctgtctctctttctctcttcctctcgtccAAAAAGGACTGATTTCGAAATTGTGAAATCGTCGACACGGAACCACGTatgaggacgacgacgacgacggtagTTGGGGTCGATATATAACGTGGGGTTGGTAAGAGTAGTAACAGTAACTAGCGCGCTTGCAGTAGCACGCGATCTTCCAGGGCTCCGGCCTGAGATGCAGAGATACCAGAAAGCCGGTCACGAAAGCTCGCCCTCTCGCTCTTACCCTCTCTCTTCGCTCCTTTCCAGCGAGGAAGTTGTTGAATCGTCACGATTCGCCATCATGAGTCACTGATTCGCGTAAGAAGCTACGCCGAGGATACGCTAGCCATACTTGCGGGTCACGTTATCCGTACGACATTGGGGTATACTTGGAGCTTGGAACCCTTTCCGCCCGATGACAATAAAATTGCGGAAAATGCCAAAAGAAACATATGAAAGTCTGCCAAGGTCGTCACTAAGAGACCGACAGGACGATAACGTGGAACGGGACATCCGTCCGTGTTCAGGAAACCGCAGGGGGAGGCCGAGGAATCTCGTACCGGTCCCTGTTATCGTAACAAGCTTGCTAGGTCAAAAATAGAATCTCACGATCTATACAATAGGActataatatgaaaaagaatactaaaattttaacttgagCAATTTACTACCTACCTTTCGAGTAACCTTTCGAGttctaataaaatgttatccaAGTTTTCCTTCCACacttatattttgaaatgtaaaaaaaacgttatatgtattaaaaaagacGTTTAAaggaaagatattaaattcgTCATTGTTAAGATCAATTTTGTCTATTTTCTTCGATACCTGCGAAACCTTTACTCGTCTGTGCGCGTTCAGACCTTGTCTGGATACCAAGTGCGACTCATATCTAGCTTGCGTGCGACTTACAATCAAATAAAACTGTCTTACCAGGTTAACATCCTTTCTTTGATGGGTTGACAGCTCTGATAGTTAACGAATATTTCATGTGTGTAGGAAACCGTCAGAGTGACCAATGGCCGGTGATGGTTTGGTTCCACGGTGGTGACTTCAACACCGGAACTGCAGCGATCTGGGATGCCTCTGTATTCGTTACTAAACAAAAGGTGCGATTATGCGCTGTCCCGCAAACGAATACTTGCGAAACAGCCGAAAACTGAATACGACATTGAAATTAACGTGACCCGGTCGACGATCTAATCGATATATAATCACGACAATATAATCACAATGTGTGGGAGGAGAGAGGGTGATTAACGTgtgtatttttaacaatattcaATCAATTCTTCGAACATTTACGAAACATTATACGGACATAAAATCGAAGGGAATCGAATCGAGACTGgacttttccttttcctcaTTTCGCGTGTCGTCACTTCTAAAATAGAACCGCACCCTTTGATATTCGCGGCCGCGATACATTATTAATGGAGCTTTCATTACACATCTTGACGTAATGTACATAACGCGGTATCTTTTATCACTCTCTCAAGAACTTACCGCGAGTTAGAGAGAGAGCAAATTAATCGCTTGCGTGGCACAAAAGTAAATTTCGAAACTTTCGGTAATGATTATTCGTGAGATTTTATCGCGCACACgctaaaaaatagaaaagaaaagagagaaaagccTATAGCGAGATTAAACGGGGACGACTTTTGCGGCTGGCAGGTGCTAGTGGTGACGGTGGCATATCGATTAAACATCCTCGGATTCTTCACGACGACAGACACCGAGGCGTCCGGGAATTACGGCATGTTTGATCAGATCGCTGCCCTTGACTGGATAAAGCGGAACATCAAGTACTTCAACGGCTCGCCTAGTAACATCATCATTTATGGTCACAGTTCCGGTGCCATAAGCGTGGGCCTACACATGTTGAGTCCTCTGAGTAAAGGCAAGTTCCACAAGGCAATTGCTATGAGCGGGGACGCCATCGGTTCCGTAGGTACGCTCGACAGAGAGAAACCAATCGTGGACATCATAGCAGATAGATTTGGATGCGACCGACGACCGACTAGTGCGCTAATGGAATGCTTGCGTCGGCCGCAAGCTGACTTCTTGATCAAGCATTCGTCTGACATCGAGACGTGGGGCCCGATCGTTGACGCCGAAACAAACAATGAAACGGAACCGTTTCTTGCGCAACATCCGAAGGACATCTTGGAAAATGGTAATTGTCAAAGtgattcaataatattatgaatCTTTAACATCAATCTAAAGATACGTTAAGACATTTAATAAGCATACTCAATGTTCCTTAAATAattctctaaaaatttatttgaaatttttaaaaaatatcttttcgatctttgtatttttttcgatataatcATTTAAATCTTCCCttaattgtgataaaataataaattaggtAATTTTAATGCGGTGCCGCTGATCGTCGGCTACACGAATAACGAACAAGTTCTGGCGTATATGGAGACTATCAACAGCCAAAATTCAGAGGGTGGACTCTCTTCGGAAAACTTTGAAACGATGATCACCGAGGAATTCACGGCGGCGGTGCAAAACCCGGATGACAACAGCACCTGCGAATCAAAGCCCGAGATGGTGACGAACGCGGTACTGTTCTTCTACAGACCATATCCATCCACAACAAACACGACGATATTTCGCGACAGATACTTGGATCTGCAAACGGAAAAGAATTATGCAGCTGGCCTGACGTTTCTGGCCAGCAAAGTAGCGAAGCGAAAAAAGGCAATGGCTTTCGTATATCGGTTCGATTATCGTCCTAAAACACAACCGGTCACGAAGGACGTGCCGGAATGGGCGGGCGTACCACATATGTTCGAACTCCCATTCATCTGGGGTCTACCGCATCTGATGGGCGGCACGACGCAATGGATATTCAACGATAAGAAAATGTCCGACGTGATGATGGCAATGCTGGCGACGTTCGCCAAGACCGGAGATCCCTCTTTGACGAGCTCTACAGGATCGATCAAGTGGGAACCGTACACACAGGACAATCCAAGAATTTTGATCATTGATAAAAACGTGGAGATGAACGAGCCAGATGCGGTGGACTATAAGGCGCTTGCATTTTGGAACGAGTATTATCCACAAGTCGTGATGGAGGCGACAAACAATTGTTGCAACATCACGAGCATGGCGACAACATGGAGGATATTTTCTCGCAGCATATACCTTAGCGGCATGGTGGCTACGGTGGCGTTTCATCACTTCTGGCTCTAGCTCAGTCACAGCGTAAAGTATTAAAAcgctgaattaaaaaaaaaaagtgttgtTGCGCTCGctgttgtatatttttaatagaccTATAACGAAAGACGAGACGACGTCGTCggattttgcaattttataacaagATCTCTTCCTACACTCtactttttagaaataaacgCAGTAACAATCTTGTTATACTCTTGTAGAATATATATCTCACGAAATTCGCATTTTCTTGTGTGGATAGACTCTACGTACGTAGTCGCGATAATCGTTTCACAATATTGTAAGCTTTTAAATTGAGTTCCCGCACTAGTACGTCTGTATCTATTGCGACATGgtagttatattaaattttcctaACATTCGCATTTGATCTCAGTGCGTATATcacaaagttattttattccgTTTTTATCTTACAACTGTTATTTGATATAGATATAGATTATACGAAACAAGGAAAAATTATCTACAGAGGCTAATCACGCGAACGGCAGAACATGGTTTACAAACGAGACAAAGGGGGCTCggaatgaaataaaatgaaatccAGGTTGCATTACAAGAGTAGGAAACTTGGGccctttttttaacattcactgattttttttattattagcctTAATATGGAGAGATATAGAAAAACATACTTTGTTTGAGAAACAAACAGTTTGATAACTTATGAATATTTTGATGAtccgataataattaataattaatattaataatagcaaTAATCATGTTCAAGTACCatctatgtataattattattattatataagagagagagaggtgcgCGGCGAAAGCGCGATGCATGGGGGCTGATGGCCTGCGCACGCGCACGTCCacaaacatttcttttttttcttatctcttcctttctcctaaatatatactattaatcattttttcccTTCATTTATTCATGTAAAATTCCTACAGTGATAACCGATGCTGCGGGATCTCGTATCCTACTTTGTGCGCCGTTGCTTGCGCGTGCACACGAGCCATCCCGGAACCAAtgttatatacaatatgtCCTTTCGCTTATCATTGCATTCTCTTCCACATATCTCTTCGTTCTTCGAGCTCTGTTACGTTACCTTGTGCCCTTATATGCCCTTATTCTCCCGTCTCTCTACCATCGTTTTACAACCATTCGGATTTCAGTACCGTAGACTTCTGCTCTACCGACGGCCTAATATTCCGTCAGccccctcctcctcttttGTCATTAGTATCTTTCTTGTTTTATAACCACttcggtatttttttaatccacTGGTATCTTCGGATTTTCATGTAGGAGAATATGGGCTCCGCCATATATACCTTACAGAAGTAGGCACAGCGATTTCTTTTTCTGCTTCATCTTCTTCTCTGGcgatttcttatttatttgccGCACCAGATCATAGAAAATCTGAAAGCAAAAgataacaaattgtaaaaatcatgTCAACTATATCAAAGGTTTGCCGACTAGAATTCAATTATTAGTGTTAATGTACAGAATATTGCGAgctaattactttatttaaaagtaagcAATGAGATTGTAAAATGCTGTTCAAGTTAGAATAAACAAGAATTGAGAATCAACTCACATCGCGAACGTTAATTTTAGCTTTGGCAGAGGTCTCCATAAACACACAATTGAATTGCCGGGCAAGATTGACACCCTGATCCTTTCCTACTACCCTCTCGTCCTCCAGGTCGCACTTGTTACCTACTAACACCATCGGCACATCATCTGTGTCTTTTACCCGCAGAATCTGTTCTCTGAGGTCTTGCAGGTCGTTGAAGGTTGATTGTGCTGTTATCGAATATACTAATACGAAGCCCTGcccatttttcatataaaggtCCCTCATGGCTGTGAATTGTTCCTGCAAACAGATAAGAACGATAGCGTCACTCAAAAATGCAATTCGTATCATTGCATCCGTATCATAAAATGGAAGAGGAAGTTACGCGACATGTTAAAAGATAAGTAAAACAGCGTGTTTTTGTGTtactttattgaaatttttcgtttacattgtatgaataaaatgaaaaatataacagaGAAACAAGACAAAACATTCAGGCAAAAAtagatgaaattaatttttagatcttAGGGATGACGCGTAGGCTCGATGTAAAAACGATCAATTTATAGTGGGTTCATCCCGATTCTTATCCTACGTACACCTCAGTcgtataaaagattaatttaaaaggcTCTTATGagtaaaagaatatatgaACAATCAACCCACATTTCATTCCTAATTTCATTTCATTACGATACATTCGCGtattcgaaataaaataaagtagaaGTATGGTACAGAAGAGAGTATTACTTACCGTACCGGCTGTGTCTAGAATTTCTAACATACATTGTTGACCGTCGACCTCGACTTGCTTGCGATAGCTGTCCTCGATCGTTGGGTCATACTTCTCTACGAAGATTTCCTGTACGAACTGGACAGTGAGGGCGGACTTGCCTACACCTCCACTGCCCAGCACAACTATTTTATATTCGCGCATCTCCTTAGCCCTACCTACTGCCTACGGGGGGCCTGATCACAGTCGAAGGGTCACCGAATCCGCCACGTTTTGCCTCTATTTGCTTTCAGTAAGACAGACCTGAAACAACAACGTGCAACCGTCTAGTTAATAGCTACAAACATTACACAACGGGTTGATTTTAATGACACATCTTCCTCAGGACGACTCAGTCTTTATGACTCAATGTTTTTTACGCGTACATATGATGATTTCACGCGAAGTAAAACAAAGGTCATATATTCcagattataataaattactaggattattgtatgtatatgtacatgtgaaaaaaagaaattactttGCTTTTCACAAAAGGATTTTGgatttaaagatataataatttttataatttttaatattgcatatCGACCAAGGAttcactttatatatatatatatatatatatatatatatatatatatatatatatatataaaagatctatttgatcagataaacattataaaactaaatatttaatcttttgtattaaaatataaaagaaacgtTGGCTTAGAGATGTCTCGCATCTTAAAGcagtatcaaaaatattaaagtttcataggtattgttttatattatattacgctTGAATTTTTCTGTGTAAACTTTGAACacaatcatttttttctgttaaaagttgtttcattttttgtttgctcttatataaaatcgcgttttgtaatattttcttgcaAATTTGATAAGAAAACACATTATGATTgaaaatttcttgttaaatATACTAATAACACTCTAAATGCAAAAGTcatgcaaaagtttatttggatCCATTTACTcgattaaaagttatttttctcaaatattatttatgccgCATAAAGctattataaatcaaattattcgttgctttttattctttgcagCTGGTTTCAGGACGAAAATTCCAATATACCATATTCAAACaatcaaaatttgtttgtcattgattaagaaaaaaagactaaataaaaaaaaattaataaataagatacttggtttttaaatttatttttaaaattatataacaacataattttatgctattatttttgaagTACATCGTTACAGTTTCAAATTCAACATCTGTGCTACGCAATGTTTCGTAAAAGTAAGTTTGCTTCTTTTTAGACTGGTATCGCCTCCCAAAACTGAAAGATTGCTCCTATCGCGTAAAATTCCGGTATCCGGAAACGGAAGCGGTATAGTTAATTGTTTCACGGGAAAGAGAAGTATCATTTGCTCCGTAAAGTCACGCGTTGCGTCCCGATCATATTTTACTTCGTCGAAGCAGTACGTTGCTTCGCGCGACGAATGACAGAGTAAAGAGAAAGACGCGGATGCCGTGAACGGGACGCTGATTGGTCGATGATAGCATCATGGCGACATGCCACGGCCAATCGATGCCCGCGCAATTCTTTGCGCCAATCCGTCATTGATTTTATCTTATGAATGAACCTGTATAATGGAAGCCGCCACTCTTTGAGTTCATTGGTACGCATTTGATAAAGTTACCTCGGAGATGTGTAACATCACTGTACAATGCATTTAACGATAGACatttatcaatttctatcCTTCAttgatttcattaaaaattaaaaattgcgtaTCATGTGCCTAAATCTCGTCTGCGTTTATGTctcgataatttaaaataattcaacgaTATTTAGATATCCATTTCATAGATATCACtcgattatttattgtttatatacatatatcttgatgcgttaaaaatgttttaaactcGCATTTATTCCATTTGTTTATTTGGTGCTATTGATTTAATTGCAAaaggaattaaattttgttggtTAGCGTAAAAACGAATGAGCAGCGTTCTCTTGTGAATATTTAATACGAGATGGAGGTATATATACAGCGGTGTGCTTCTGAATAACTTGGTATGCGATATTATTCCGACCGAATAGATCGTGAATAAATGATTCGTCGAAATGTCACTTGATGAGTTTATCAAATCTTTATCTATCTTTGAACGAATCGCGTCGTATGTCATGACGgcaaagtttaaatttaatttctgaacATTTGATAATCTTTTCAGGAAAGGATAGAGGAAAAAGGAGTTTTTGCACGAATACACATggttttgctaaagtatcaacaaataaattagatataaatctaaagataaatttgtggattatcaaaataatcgatcaaaataataacgttCAAGCATGACGAGTATGCTGTTAAAAGTTTTGATATTCTAGTAATAAACTTGAGCATCctacacataattattttaatggtctAACAAAATCATTTTCAGATCTATAgccagctaaatttttaaatactttagcaAAACCGTTTTTTCCACGAAGAGTTTCAAAGTTTTCTCAGTATTTTTTTGGATAATATGACTCCTTTCTTTAATCTTTACAGAGTAGGATTAACCATGATTATAATGTCTCAAAGAAAAACAAACACGTTGTTGGCAAAAATGAGAACTCGTTGAAAGGAACACGCACGGCAGAAAATAACTTCGTTATCTTTTACGAGCGTATCTTGCCCGAGAATGGCTCTAGAGCTTTTTTCCCCCCCAcagtttttcatttattctcGTCGGCGTTATACCATGAccgtatttaatttttcgtcAACTTTTCTCCGTTTTTCAATCAGCTAGCGTTCTcctgtaaatttattaacaaagacCAAACAGTACTACCTGTAATAACAATCAGTGTACCGATATCATGAGTTGACATCGATCCAGATATTtcatagaataataatatcatgAAAGAAGCACTCTCATCACTCACTTtacaactttattataatgtacttaTAGTCCgcacaattttgttataataccaCCATATGATGCAATTAAGTGCATAAATTAACGGGAATCGTATAAAAGTAGACATATGTGAATAATGAGCTGATGAAGATTATTCAGCGGATCTAATTTTTGGCATTGCTTCAATACATCTCCACAATTGAAAAACTATCGCACACaaagtcgcgcgcgcgcattcaTTTAAATATGGATTAAAGGAAAGTTTGCCAGAATTCTTTTGACCTAGTTCTTAGACTTTGGCAAGGGACGTCGCGGATATTATTGTAAACCTCCGCACTTTCCATCCGAGATTTAAGGTCCGCCAATGAAGAAATCAAGATATCAGCGCTCTCAAAACACGTACACATGCCTTTctcaagaaaagaaaaatgccGAACCTGCTTTGCactttgtatttatttctctcgAGGGATAATCGCGTCACGCGTTTACTTTATCAAGGATACCCCGAGATCAGAGGATTGGAAACCGAGACATAATTCTAACGAATTTATagacgataaaaataaaattaatgcataTGTTTGCGTTTCGTGTTTTACATTTATGACTCGAGGAAATTGATAACGATTCACGAATTTTCGATCGCGAATTTCTGACTTTTAACAAGTGTTCAAATGATTTCCTTTTAATCCTTTACGCATTCATGCATTTCTTTTGACTGTCTCTGAATATCCACTTATTGATAAATTCCCTTTCCGTGTGATACGCACCAAGTTCTTTGTACGTTTATCTCACACTAGGAGTTGGTCGAATGAACTTTGATCAACCTTCGTCTTTGACTTTAATTAAGCATATTACTACCAGGAGATGTCGGTCCATGACAATTAAAGTCGCTAAACGCGAGAATTGGAAAGCAAGGCTTCTTGTAAAGTTTCTTATTCTCGTGGCATATTTTTGCCGGCAGAAAACGTAACTCGTGAAGATGGAAGTTGCAATTGcaacatttttcatttattatttccgAATCATTCAGAGTAAAGTTTGCACATTTTTCGCGATGTCTGCTGTCTAATTGTGGAGTCTATTGTGAAATTGTCATTCATATTCAAGAAAGATTTTGTAACAAGCAATCTTCACTTTTTGAAAATTCGGAATTGActtataaaacaaaagttcataaaatatttataaaatatgaattcaaGAAAAGACGATTGCACTTTTTGCCAATGTTTTGGTTGAGCTTTTTTATCGATTCGCTCTTTACTTTAATTCCTTCAACTTTACGATTCTCTTACAAATTTATCGAAATGGAACGAAATCGTCTCGACTTGCGTGTTTACGATCCGAGGCCTGCGAAATTTCCCATAAGATGTTTACGCAAGTATTTAGCTAAAGATTTCATATTAGACTCGGACCGATTTATTAATTGTGAAACGCGACACGAAAACTCGTTACATAAAATTCACATATAGCTTGCGTGTACGTTTTGTAGCGCTAACGTACACGCATACATCGCATGATCCCCGTACAACTGATACGTACATATCGATGAGTGTTACGAGGTACAATCGCCGTTGTTGTACATCCCGGACGCGTACAAGGATCTGTGTCTGTCACGCCCGTGTGTATTTTGTGTGGGTGTGtatggtgtgtgtgtgtgcgcgcgcactTCGCACAGAGCACAGAGGAGAGATGTGTCGCCCGTACACACCGACGCGCCGCCAATCACTTTGACCTGTAAATACGTTATCTGCTCCAGCAGCTCCCGATACACTTGATTGCACTCGGTCACCTCTACCGACGTCGAGTCACTTCACCCAACCGGGTCTTTACTCCTCGAAGGCGAAGCGCTATGCGCTATCGTCATCGTCGTGTATGCTGCCCGTTGttacgcacgcacacgcattGCGTCTCGGTCGGAAGGTGGAACGACCGAAACCAATCATCGCCGTTGCGGAGAGACACCCGGCCAGACGCGATGGCttcgaaataaaaacaaaataagcc
This genomic stretch from Monomorium pharaonis isolate MP-MQ-018 chromosome 4, ASM1337386v2, whole genome shotgun sequence harbors:
- the LOC105834700 gene encoding carboxylesterase 5A is translated as MRRATWLLFASTLLLVQRIHVSRAQRTHARQGLNRESPTVTIPSQGSVLGKEVAISNSLRLTQYLGIPYAQPPVGKLRFTRPVTDPLPSWNGVKNGTQFAPSCPQASGQLKLHEKLYKRLLPSDISDPGFSEDCLFLNIFVPNEGNRQSDQWPVMVWFHGGDFNTGTAAIWDASVFVTKQKVLVVTVAYRLNILGFFTTTDTEASGNYGMFDQIAALDWIKRNIKYFNGSPSNIIIYGHSSGAISVGLHMLSPLSKGKFHKAIAMSGDAIGSVGTLDREKPIVDIIADRFGCDRRPTSALMECLRRPQADFLIKHSSDIETWGPIVDAETNNETEPFLAQHPKDILENGNFNAVPLIVGYTNNEQVLAYMETINSQNSEGGLSSENFETMITEEFTAAVQNPDDNSTCESKPEMVTNAVLFFYRPYPSTTNTTIFRDRYLDLQTEKNYAAGLTFLASKVAKRKKAMAFVYRFDYRPKTQPVTKDVPEWAGVPHMFELPFIWGLPHLMGGTTQWIFNDKKMSDVMMAMLATFAKTGDPSLTSSTGSIKWEPYTQDNPRILIIDKNVEMNEPDAVDYKALAFWNEYYPQVVMEATNNCCNITSMATTWRIFSRSIYLSGMVATVAFHHFWL
- the LOC105834702 gene encoding ras-related protein Rap1 produces the protein MREYKIVVLGSGGVGKSALTVQFVQEIFVEKYDPTIEDSYRKQVEVDGQQCMLEILDTAGTEQFTAMRDLYMKNGQGFVLVYSITAQSTFNDLQDLREQILRVKDTDDVPMVLVGNKCDLEDERVVGKDQGVNLARQFNCVFMETSAKAKINVRDIFYDLVRQINKKSPEKKMKQKKKSLCLLL